From one Paramormyrops kingsleyae isolate MSU_618 chromosome 1, PKINGS_0.4, whole genome shotgun sequence genomic stretch:
- the LOC140590941 gene encoding uncharacterized protein, which translates to MTNLLKDALQQGEDLWLVLLHEVTYWRELPEIRGDPGLFALAEESWDLLQEVNPRTEERIMAEVRSLLLQLTDQVRERWLQPPTWSEATLPLPSGLGRRKEKRRRGRREETDPTIVVGRYLLSPASLLAGERGESLLSDDVPAATLTQACNASGAFAKEPLLATYQYRPARLANRGARAAWNAIPRVPRTLKGAAPDPPAAAAAAVLPAAPPATAAAALPAVPPATAAAAFLETPLPVPRQGRHPPGPRLSVSRKGRGHRRRAEVPPALPSGSPSLGGQRLPPLWRRLRCLQLPPPPFLCC; encoded by the coding sequence ATGACGAATCTCCTGAAAGACGCACTGCAGCAGGGCGAGGACctctggctcgtcctgctgcatgaggtcACGTATTGGCGCGAGCTGCCAGAGATCCGCGGAGATCCTGGCCTGTTCGCACTGGCGGAGGAAAGCTGGGATCTCCTCCAAGAGGTTAACCCACGAACCGAGGAGCGCATAATGGCGGAAGTGCGCTCCCTCCTCCTACAGCTCACCGACCAGGTAAGGGAGAGATGGCTCCAGCCTCCCACCTGGTCAGAAGCAACCCTGCCTCTACCTTCTGGTCTGGGGCGCCGGAAGGAAAAGAGACGACGGGGAAGAAGGGAAGAAACCGACCCGACTATCGTCGTGGGGCGGTATCTTCTCTCACCGGCTTCACTCCTAGCGGGTGAGCGAGGGGAATCCCTGCTCTCGGACGACGTCCCGGCTGCGACGCTCACACAAGCATGCAACGCCTCCGGCGCTTTCGCCAAGGAGCCACTGCTGGCAACATATCAGTACCGGCCGGCACGCCTGGCTAACAGGGGAGCCAGGGCAGCTTGGAACGcaattccccgggtccctagaACCCTTAAAGGAGCAGCTCCAGACccgcctgctgccgctgctgccgcggttctgcccgcggcaccacctgctactgctgccgccgctctgcccgcggtaCCGCCTGCTACTGCTGCCGCCGCCTTCCTCGAGACTCCCTTGCCCGtgccccggcaaggccgacaccccccaggaccccgcctatCTGTGTCCCGCAAGGGGAGGGGACATAGACGTCGGGCCgaggtcccgcccgccctgccctctggctcgccctcgctcggcGGACAGCGCCTTCCCCCTCTGTGGCGGCGCCTTCGCTGTCTGCagcttccccctcctccttTCCTTTGCTGTTAg
- the c1qtnf7 gene encoding complement C1q tumor necrosis factor-related protein 7: MCDLMMWLLMVALGLSLCHCVGGQFPETRVKRVLPQLVCSVPGLPGTPGKPGPSGAPGAEGLIGIPGRDGRDGRKGEKGDNGDTGVKGKAGPMGKMGERGDQGPMGKRGPSGMDGDKGPPGPMGPPGHKGDKGQRGAQGKQGICRCGSLVPKVAFSVGITTSYPVERTPIRFNKVLFNEGSHYNTQSGKFICAYPGTYYFSYDITLANKHLAISLVHNGQYRIKTYDANTGNHDVASGSTVMQLNPEDEVWLEIFYTDQNGLFSDPSWSDSLFSGFLLYADTNYLDMLSEDYA; this comes from the exons ATGTGTG accTCATGATGTGGCTGCTGATGGTTGCACTCGGCCTCAGTCTGTGCCACTGTGTTGGGGGGCAGTTTCCGGAGACCAGAGTCAAAAGGGTCCTACCACAGCTCGTCTGCAGCGTTCCTGGGCTGCCGGGGACTCCGGGCAAGCCGGGGCCCAGCGGGGCTCCTGGTGCAGAGGGACTCATCGGCATCCCAGGGCGAGATGGGAGAGATGGCAGGAAGGGCGAGAAGGGCGACAATGGGGACACAG GTGTAAAAGGCAAAGCAGGTCCCATGGGCAAGATGGGTGAGCGTGGTGATCAAGGCCCGATGGGGAAGAGAGGCCCCAGTGGCATGGATGGGGACAAGGGCCCACCGGGCCCCATGGGCCCCCCCGGGCATAAGGGAGATAAGGGTCAACGGGGAGCTCAGGGCAAACAGGGCATCTGCCGTTGTGGCAGCCTGGTACCCAAAGTAGCCTTTTCTGTGGGCATCACTACTAGCTACCCGGTGGAGCGTACGCCCATCCGCTTTAACAAGGTCCTGTTTAATGAGGGCAGCCACTACAACACACAGTCTGGAAAGTTCATCTGTGCCTACCCAGGAACCTACTACTTCTCCTATGACATCACCCTTGCCAACAAGCACCTGGCCATCAGCCTCGTGCACAATGGCCAGTACCGCATCAAGACATATGACGCCAACACAGGCAACCATGATGTAGCCTCTGGCTCCACAGTCATGCAGCTCAACCCAGAGGATGAGGTATGGTTGGAGATCTTCTACACAGACCAGAATGGATTGTTCTCCGACCCCAGCTGGTCTGACAGCCTGTTCTCCGGATTCCTTCTGTATGCTGACACAAATTATTTGGATATGCTGTCGGAGGACTATGCGTAA